Proteins encoded together in one Nostoc sp. PCC 7524 window:
- a CDS encoding ribose-phosphate pyrophosphokinase — protein MNALRGSAVLSSATLKVQPAATGLTENHRLRLFSGSANIQLSQEVARYLGMDLGPMIRKRFADGELYVQIQESIRGCDVYLIQPSCQPVNDHLMELLIMIDACRRASARQVTAVLPYYGYARADRKTAGRESITAKLVANLITQAGANRVLAMDLHAAQIQGYFDIPFDHVYGSPVILDYLVSKQLHDIVVVSPDVGGVARARAFAKKLNDAPLAIIDKRRQAHNVAEVLNVIGDVKGKTAVLVDDMIDTGGTIAEGARLLREEGARQVYACATHAVFSPPAIERLSSGLFEEVIVTNTIPIPESKHFPQLVTLSVANLLGETIWRIHEDTSVSSMFR, from the coding sequence ATGAATGCACTTCGAGGATCTGCTGTGCTCAGTTCTGCAACGTTAAAAGTGCAGCCAGCTGCAACAGGACTGACTGAAAATCATCGCCTGCGGCTATTTTCTGGCTCTGCCAACATCCAACTTTCTCAAGAAGTGGCTCGTTACCTGGGTATGGACTTGGGGCCAATGATTCGCAAAAGATTTGCGGATGGTGAACTCTACGTTCAAATTCAGGAATCAATTCGGGGTTGTGATGTCTACCTCATCCAGCCATCATGTCAGCCCGTTAACGATCACCTGATGGAATTGCTGATTATGATTGATGCCTGTCGGCGTGCTTCTGCCCGTCAGGTGACAGCAGTGCTTCCTTACTATGGCTATGCCCGTGCTGACAGAAAAACAGCCGGGCGAGAATCCATCACCGCCAAGCTAGTTGCCAACCTGATTACTCAAGCAGGTGCCAACCGCGTCCTAGCAATGGATTTACACGCTGCTCAAATTCAGGGCTATTTTGATATTCCCTTTGATCATGTTTACGGTTCACCAGTCATCTTGGATTATTTGGTGAGCAAACAACTGCATGACATCGTGGTGGTTTCCCCTGATGTTGGGGGTGTAGCACGGGCTAGAGCTTTTGCTAAAAAACTCAATGATGCGCCCCTAGCGATTATTGATAAACGTCGTCAAGCTCATAATGTCGCCGAAGTTTTGAATGTTATCGGTGATGTTAAAGGCAAAACCGCAGTTTTAGTTGACGACATGATCGATACAGGCGGCACAATTGCCGAAGGTGCTAGACTACTGCGGGAAGAAGGAGCGCGTCAGGTTTATGCTTGTGCAACCCATGCAGTATTTTCACCACCTGCAATTGAGCGATTGTCCAGTGGCTTGTTTGAAGAAGTAATTGTGACGAATACAATTCCCATCCCAGAAAGCAAGCATTTCCCCCAATTAGTCACGCTGTCAGTCGCTAATTTGTTAGGGGAAACCATCTGGCGGATTCATGAAGATACTTCAGTAAGTAGTATGTTCCGCTAG
- a CDS encoding UPF0182 family protein, whose amino-acid sequence MIWKWLLRLSIVFLGLVLFGDLSSRLGAEIFWFQEVGYLRVFLIRLVTRGGLWIFATAITATYLLGNLALAQRLKYPHSLKIEEVKPEEGGLSSELKKLLSPQSPPRRPPRKLEEQRVKPIKLRLLLPLVLILSLLVGLLLAHYGHIALSYWYPALNKNNLPTLAPFRLETIWQLGEQIIYQVSYVGLVIGAAIAVLVYARFLLPAIAVILSLVFGTIMFQNWAKVLQYFHPTPFNSSEPLFGLDISFYIFSLPFWELLELWLMGMFLYGFVAVALTYLLSADSLSQGIFPGLTSQQQRHLYGMGSLLMLLISFSYWLSRYQLVYSPRGVSYGASYTDVNAQLPAYNALFVLALAIATYLAWRTIFWRPASRYRRFVFYGLGVYLFLVVVAGHFIPATVQSLIVQPNELQREEPYIRRTIALTRQAFDLDSINAQDFNPQGTLTEADIRENDLTIRNIRLWDQRPLLETNRQLQQFRPYYRFPDADIDRYTIQTEVEARRPAAPRSLPIPDQDINEATERRQVLITARELDYSAVPQQAQTWVNQHLIYTHGYGFTMSPVNTVGPGGLPEYFVKDIAGIDGSPLNTANAAIRDSIPIGQPRIYFGEITNNYVMTGTRVKELDYPSGSDNAYNTYDGLGGVRIGANWRRLLFATYLKDWQMLFTRDFLPDTKVLFRRNINHRIRAIAPFLKFDSDPYLVSAEAHPEFPGQNNYLYWIVDAYTTSDRYPYSDPGREGINYIRNSVKIVIDAYNGTVNFYIADPRDPIIATWSAIFPQLFKPFSEMPVMLRQHIRYPVDFFSIQSERLMIYHMTDPLVFYNREDLWQIPKEIYGSESRLVEPYYLITSLPTVPFEEFILLLPYTPKQRTNLVAWLAARSDRENYGKLLLYVFPKQRLVYGPEQIEARINQDPVISQQISLWNRQGSRAIQGNLLIIPIEQSLLYVEPIYLEATQNSLPTLVRVVVAYENRIVMTQTLEQALQAIFQPEVTPAPAIIRPFEEETPAE is encoded by the coding sequence ATGATTTGGAAATGGTTATTGCGACTCTCAATAGTATTCCTGGGACTGGTGCTGTTTGGGGATTTGAGTTCCCGTTTAGGTGCAGAAATTTTCTGGTTCCAGGAAGTCGGCTATTTGCGAGTATTTTTGATTCGACTGGTGACTCGTGGTGGTTTATGGATATTCGCTACTGCCATCACAGCTACCTATTTACTGGGAAATCTGGCTTTGGCGCAACGCCTCAAGTATCCCCATTCCTTGAAAATTGAGGAAGTCAAGCCAGAGGAAGGGGGACTAAGTAGTGAACTGAAAAAACTGTTGAGTCCTCAATCTCCTCCACGTCGTCCACCCCGGAAGCTAGAGGAACAACGCGTAAAACCGATTAAACTACGATTGCTACTACCTCTAGTTTTAATCTTGAGTTTGTTGGTAGGGTTATTGCTGGCTCACTACGGTCATATTGCTCTTTCTTACTGGTATCCTGCCCTTAATAAAAATAATCTCCCGACTCTTGCCCCGTTTCGGCTAGAGACAATTTGGCAATTGGGAGAACAAATTATCTATCAAGTGTCGTATGTGGGCTTGGTAATTGGTGCTGCGATCGCCGTTTTAGTTTATGCTCGATTTTTACTGCCAGCGATCGCGGTTATCTTAAGCCTAGTGTTCGGTACAATCATGTTCCAAAACTGGGCTAAAGTGCTGCAATATTTCCACCCCACACCCTTCAACAGCAGTGAGCCTTTATTTGGACTCGATATCAGCTTTTATATATTTTCTCTCCCCTTCTGGGAATTACTAGAACTGTGGCTGATGGGGATGTTTTTGTATGGCTTTGTCGCCGTCGCCCTCACCTATCTCCTCTCAGCTGACAGTCTCAGCCAGGGGATATTCCCCGGTTTGACATCCCAACAGCAGCGTCATTTATACGGCATGGGTAGCTTACTAATGCTGCTCATCTCCTTCAGTTATTGGCTGAGTCGCTACCAACTGGTTTATTCTCCCCGTGGGGTAAGTTATGGTGCGAGCTACACTGATGTGAACGCTCAGTTGCCAGCTTACAATGCCTTATTTGTTTTAGCCTTGGCGATCGCGACTTATCTAGCTTGGCGAACCATCTTTTGGCGGCCTGCTTCTCGATATCGCCGCTTTGTCTTTTATGGATTGGGTGTTTATCTATTTTTGGTAGTAGTAGCTGGTCATTTCATACCTGCGACGGTGCAATCTTTAATTGTCCAACCCAACGAATTACAACGGGAAGAACCATACATTCGGCGCACTATTGCCTTAACTAGACAAGCCTTTGATTTAGACTCCATTAATGCTCAAGACTTTAACCCGCAAGGCACCTTGACAGAAGCGGATATTAGAGAAAATGACCTGACAATTCGCAATATTCGTCTTTGGGATCAGCGACCACTGTTGGAAACCAACCGCCAACTACAACAATTCCGACCATACTATCGCTTTCCTGATGCCGATATTGACCGCTACACCATACAAACTGAAGTAGAGGCACGCCGACCAGCCGCCCCCCGTTCCTTACCCATCCCTGACCAAGATATTAATGAAGCCACAGAACGGCGACAGGTATTAATTACCGCCAGGGAATTAGACTACAGTGCCGTCCCCCAGCAGGCGCAGACGTGGGTAAACCAACATTTAATTTATACCCACGGCTACGGCTTTACTATGAGTCCCGTGAATACAGTGGGGCCAGGAGGATTACCAGAATACTTTGTCAAAGATATTGCTGGTATTGATGGCAGTCCCCTCAATACTGCCAATGCAGCTATTCGTGACAGCATTCCCATTGGTCAACCCCGGATTTATTTCGGTGAAATTACTAATAACTATGTAATGACTGGTACAAGAGTCAAAGAATTAGACTATCCCAGTGGCAGTGATAATGCTTATAACACCTACGATGGTTTGGGTGGTGTACGGATTGGTGCAAACTGGCGACGGTTGTTATTTGCCACCTATTTAAAAGATTGGCAAATGTTGTTTACACGGGACTTTTTACCGGATACTAAAGTATTGTTCCGGCGGAATATCAATCACAGAATTCGGGCGATCGCACCTTTTTTAAAATTCGACAGTGACCCATATTTAGTCAGTGCGGAAGCCCATCCAGAGTTTCCTGGTCAGAATAATTATCTTTACTGGATTGTAGACGCTTACACTACTAGCGATCGCTATCCCTACTCAGACCCAGGTAGGGAAGGTATTAATTACATCCGTAACTCAGTTAAAATCGTGATTGATGCCTACAACGGCACTGTTAACTTTTACATTGCTGACCCTAGAGATCCCATCATTGCTACTTGGTCAGCTATATTTCCTCAACTGTTCAAACCCTTCAGTGAAATGCCGGTAATGCTGCGCCAACATATCCGTTATCCGGTAGACTTCTTCTCCATTCAATCTGAACGGTTGATGATTTACCACATGACAGATCCCCTAGTATTTTACAATCGGGAAGACCTGTGGCAAATCCCCAAAGAAATTTATGGTAGTGAATCTCGTTTGGTAGAACCTTATTATTTAATTACCAGCCTACCGACAGTTCCCTTTGAAGAATTTATCCTACTGTTACCATACACACCCAAACAGAGGACTAATTTAGTTGCTTGGTTAGCCGCGCGATCAGATCGGGAAAACTACGGTAAGTTGTTGCTATATGTCTTTCCGAAGCAACGCCTAGTATACGGGCCTGAACAAATCGAAGCCAGAATTAACCAAGATCCCGTAATTTCACAACAAATATCATTGTGGAATCGTCAAGGTTCTAGAGCCATTCAAGGGAATTTATTGATCATTCCCATTGAACAATCTCTGCTATATGTTGAGCCAATTTATCTAGAAGCCACCCAGAATAGTCTACCAACCCTAGTGCGTGTAGTTGTAGCCTACGAAAATCGGATTGTCATGACACAAACTCTAGAACAAGCTTTACAGGCAATCTTTCAACCAGAAGTCACACCTGCACCAGCAATTATTCGTCCGTTTGAAGAAGAAACACCAGCTGAGTAA
- a CDS encoding M20 family metallopeptidase → MVSTFPNSVSVDLSRVRLAIRSLQPQLVEWRRRLHQKPELGFQEKLTAEFIASKLQAWGIEHQTKIAHTGIVATIQGTKPPTPHSPVLAIRADMDALPIQELNQVPYCSQHDGVMHACGHDGHTAIALGTAYYLQQHRQDFTGTVKIIFQPAEEGPGGAKPMIEAGVLKNPDVDAIIGLHLWNNLPLGTVGVRSGALMAAVELFDCTILGKGGHGAIPHQTVDSVVVAAQIVTALQTIVARNVNPIDSAVVTVGALHAGTTHNVIADTATLKGTVRYFNPAFQGFFPQRIEQIISGICQSYGAEYDFQYRSLYPPVINDHGMAELVRSVVEEVVETPMGVVPECQTMGGEDMSFFLQQVPGCYFFLGSANPERDLAYPHHHPRFDFDETALAMGVEIFVRCVEKFCD, encoded by the coding sequence ATGGTTTCTACCTTTCCCAACTCGGTTTCTGTTGACTTATCGCGTGTGCGCTTGGCAATTCGCTCATTACAACCACAGTTGGTGGAATGGCGGCGGCGACTACATCAAAAACCGGAGTTAGGATTTCAAGAGAAACTCACGGCTGAGTTTATCGCCAGCAAATTGCAAGCATGGGGAATTGAGCATCAAACAAAGATTGCCCACACTGGTATAGTAGCCACTATCCAAGGTACAAAACCACCCACTCCCCACTCCCCAGTTTTGGCAATTCGTGCAGATATGGATGCTTTGCCAATTCAAGAACTGAATCAAGTCCCCTATTGTTCTCAACATGATGGTGTGATGCACGCTTGCGGACATGACGGACATACAGCGATCGCTCTCGGCACAGCTTATTATTTACAACAGCATCGTCAGGATTTTACTGGTACTGTCAAGATTATCTTCCAACCTGCGGAGGAAGGGCCAGGGGGAGCCAAGCCGATGATTGAGGCTGGGGTACTCAAAAACCCTGATGTTGATGCCATTATCGGGTTGCATCTGTGGAATAATTTGCCTCTGGGAACGGTGGGAGTTCGCTCTGGTGCGTTGATGGCGGCTGTAGAGTTATTCGATTGCACTATCTTAGGCAAAGGTGGACATGGTGCCATCCCTCATCAAACTGTGGATTCTGTGGTAGTTGCAGCCCAAATCGTCACCGCTTTACAAACCATTGTCGCGCGGAATGTTAACCCCATTGACTCAGCCGTTGTGACTGTCGGCGCACTCCATGCAGGTACAACCCATAATGTGATTGCTGATACAGCCACTTTAAAAGGAACTGTTAGGTATTTTAACCCTGCTTTCCAAGGCTTTTTTCCCCAGCGTATTGAGCAAATTATTAGCGGCATCTGTCAAAGTTATGGGGCGGAGTATGATTTTCAATATCGTTCACTTTATCCCCCAGTAATTAATGATCATGGTATGGCAGAATTGGTGCGATCGGTGGTAGAAGAAGTAGTAGAAACGCCTATGGGTGTAGTGCCAGAATGTCAAACTATGGGCGGTGAGGATATGTCATTTTTCTTGCAACAAGTTCCTGGTTGCTATTTCTTTCTTGGTTCTGCTAACCCAGAAAGAGACTTAGCTTATCCCCACCACCACCCCCGTTTTGATTTTGATGAGACTGCGTTAGCTATGGGTGTAGAGATATTTGTGCGTTGTGTGGAGAAATTTTGTGATTAG
- a CDS encoding GNAT family N-acetyltransferase, with protein sequence MATDAIILRLEKIAENHAQRLYLYISNPGIYEYLEEQIPTILELEQQFKFAALEKSPDNETMVWLKWVAVTPQNQYIGLVEIGIFDDQYAEIGFMTFVGFQKRGYAPVYCSLAINEAKQRFQLSTLHASVNEHNLASRKVVEKLGFNLVKVNHNAELIQGKPSDELIYRLTF encoded by the coding sequence ATGGCAACAGATGCGATCATCTTGCGTTTAGAAAAGATTGCAGAAAACCATGCCCAGCGCCTCTATTTATATATCAGTAATCCAGGGATTTATGAATATCTTGAAGAACAAATCCCAACTATCTTAGAACTTGAGCAACAGTTCAAGTTCGCCGCCCTAGAAAAATCACCAGATAATGAAACTATGGTCTGGCTAAAATGGGTTGCTGTCACGCCCCAAAACCAATATATTGGTCTTGTCGAGATAGGTATTTTTGATGACCAGTACGCAGAAATTGGCTTTATGACATTCGTTGGTTTTCAAAAGCGAGGATACGCACCTGTTTACTGTTCCCTAGCCATCAACGAAGCTAAACAACGTTTTCAGCTTTCCACATTACACGCATCGGTGAACGAACACAATCTTGCTTCCCGTAAGGTAGTTGAGAAACTTGGGTTTAATTTGGTCAAAGTTAACCATAACGCAGAGTTGATCCAAGGTAAGCCGTCAGATGAATTAATTTACCGTTTAACATTTTGA
- a CDS encoding serine/threonine-protein kinase has translation MQPPISIGTVLQNRYRIIQILGQGGFGRTYLAEDQRRFNELCAIKELIPSATGTSAWEKAQELFHREATILYQIEHPQVPKFRERFEQDQRLFLVEDYIAGKTYRDLLSERQAMGKTFSEAEVLQLMRSLLPLIEHIHSRGIIHRDISPDNIILRDSDAKPVLIDFGVVKDLATRLQSPESAMPVTTVGKLGFAPSEQMQTGRAYPSSDLYALAVTAIVLLTGKEASELFDEHQLTWNWQKLVVVNPLFAQIINRMLSHSPSDRYQRAIDVAQALQILDQSRASVSLPNVSRLQTIAVGRRPDDIPPTPPAAPQKPNPAIPPSHSSSILDNPLALGAIGSAVVILAGFGSWALVSSLRSHSSNSPDETPPPQTFPSPVVTGGTTFEPTPTPTPEPVIINKRLNLGASNIATVEDTLQANQIIQYSFFGEAGDKLTTAVDQSDGITLTVLSPNQQAIDSSAQQVTNYVGTLPNTGRYTIQLTLADGITASDYSLNVVLEKPLTPIPTPTPTFTLTPTPIPTPTPTFTPTPTPTFTITPTPTPTFEGEENNNPPADDILEATPEPTISP, from the coding sequence ATGCAACCACCCATTTCAATTGGCACTGTCCTACAAAACCGTTACCGTATTATTCAAATTCTCGGACAAGGGGGATTTGGCAGAACCTATTTAGCAGAAGATCAAAGGCGTTTTAATGAACTGTGTGCAATTAAGGAATTAATTCCCTCAGCTACAGGAACTTCTGCTTGGGAAAAGGCACAGGAACTGTTTCATCGAGAAGCGACTATTTTGTATCAAATAGAACATCCACAAGTGCCGAAGTTCCGAGAAAGATTTGAGCAAGATCAACGCTTATTTTTGGTAGAGGATTACATTGCGGGTAAGACTTATCGAGATTTGCTAAGTGAGCGCCAAGCTATGGGGAAAACTTTCTCTGAGGCGGAAGTATTGCAGCTCATGCGCTCGCTTTTACCTTTAATAGAGCATATTCACAGTCGGGGGATTATTCACCGAGATATTTCACCGGATAATATCATTTTGCGGGATAGTGACGCTAAACCAGTGTTGATTGACTTTGGAGTAGTTAAAGATTTAGCAACACGTCTGCAATCGCCTGAGAGTGCTATGCCGGTGACGACAGTCGGAAAATTAGGTTTCGCTCCTAGCGAACAGATGCAAACCGGACGAGCTTATCCTAGCAGTGATTTGTATGCGTTAGCGGTGACAGCGATAGTTTTACTGACTGGAAAGGAAGCATCGGAATTATTTGATGAACATCAACTAACTTGGAATTGGCAAAAGTTGGTGGTAGTAAATCCACTATTTGCCCAAATTATCAATCGGATGTTGAGTCATTCACCGAGCGATCGCTATCAAAGAGCCATTGATGTAGCTCAAGCATTACAAATATTAGATCAATCTAGGGCTAGTGTCTCTCTCCCTAATGTTTCGCGTCTGCAAACAATCGCTGTTGGCCGTCGTCCTGATGATATACCACCGACACCACCAGCTGCACCCCAAAAACCCAATCCGGCAATTCCACCCAGTCACAGTAGTTCAATTTTAGATAATCCCTTGGCCTTGGGTGCGATTGGTAGTGCTGTGGTAATTTTGGCAGGTTTTGGTTCTTGGGCATTAGTCAGTTCTTTGCGTAGCCACTCCTCCAATTCACCGGATGAAACACCACCACCCCAGACTTTCCCTTCGCCAGTGGTGACTGGGGGTACAACTTTTGAACCGACTCCCACACCTACCCCAGAACCAGTAATTATTAACAAGCGTCTCAATTTGGGAGCATCTAATATAGCCACAGTTGAAGATACTCTCCAAGCCAACCAAATCATCCAATACAGTTTTTTTGGGGAAGCAGGAGACAAGTTAACTACTGCCGTTGATCAAAGTGACGGGATTACACTGACAGTTTTAAGTCCCAATCAACAAGCAATTGATAGCAGCGCCCAGCAAGTAACCAACTATGTAGGCACATTACCCAATACTGGCAGATACACTATTCAATTAACTCTGGCAGATGGCATAACTGCCAGTGATTACAGCTTAAATGTAGTGTTAGAAAAACCACTCACACCTATACCAACGCCAACACCTACATTTACACTCACTCCTACACCTATACCCACACCTACACCTACATTTACGCCCACACCCACACCTACATTTACAATCACACCCACACCCACCCCGACTTTTGAAGGAGAAGAGAATAATAACCCACCTGCTGATGACATCCTGGAAGCTACTCCCGAACCGACTATTTCACCGTAA
- a CDS encoding HD domain-containing protein, whose protein sequence is MLSERFTQALAYAHQLHAHQVRKGSGVPYIAHLLGVASIALEYGANEDEAIAALLHDAIEDQGGTATRPEIRRRFGDTVTAIVDGCTDSDTTPKPPWRQRKEAYLAHIATASPSVLLVSASDKLYNARSILKDYRLVGESLWQRFQGGKDGTLWYYRALVDAFKQTGNRAIVEELERVVTEIDLLVSP, encoded by the coding sequence ATGCTTTCAGAACGTTTTACCCAAGCTCTCGCCTATGCTCATCAACTCCACGCGCACCAAGTGCGTAAAGGTTCAGGAGTTCCCTATATTGCTCATTTATTGGGAGTTGCCAGTATTGCTTTAGAATATGGAGCTAACGAAGATGAAGCGATCGCAGCTCTATTACATGATGCCATAGAAGACCAAGGCGGTACAGCCACACGCCCAGAAATCCGCCGCCGTTTTGGTGATACTGTCACAGCAATTGTTGATGGTTGTACGGACTCAGACACCACGCCTAAGCCCCCTTGGCGACAGCGCAAGGAAGCTTATCTTGCCCATATTGCTACTGCTTCCCCTTCGGTACTACTGGTGTCAGCATCTGATAAACTCTACAACGCCAGATCCATTCTTAAAGACTATCGCTTGGTAGGTGAATCACTTTGGCAACGCTTCCAAGGCGGTAAAGATGGTACTCTTTGGTATTACCGGGCTTTGGTAGATGCTTTTAAACAAACTGGTAATAGAGCAATAGTTGAAGAATTGGAACGGGTGGTTACAGAAATTGACCTTTTGGTATCCCCATAA
- a CDS encoding cyclic nucleotide-binding domain-containing protein gives MLSSVDRLLFVRRVPIFKELRDDFIVRLASVMHELHFSANHTIFRQGEEGRSLYIVVSGRVKVHIGDKQLAVVEQGKYFGEMAVFDTQPRSASVTTLEPCEFLELTQEQLYDAIEETPEIAVNIIRELSRLIRQLNENVNVTTLNRQ, from the coding sequence ATGCTCAGTAGCGTTGATCGTTTATTATTTGTGCGACGAGTCCCGATTTTTAAGGAATTGCGGGATGATTTTATTGTGCGCCTGGCCTCAGTGATGCACGAGTTGCATTTTTCAGCCAATCACACTATTTTTAGACAGGGAGAAGAAGGGCGATCGCTGTATATTGTTGTCTCTGGTAGAGTGAAAGTCCATATTGGGGATAAACAACTAGCAGTAGTAGAGCAGGGAAAATACTTTGGTGAGATGGCAGTATTTGATACTCAACCCCGTTCCGCTTCTGTCACTACTTTAGAACCTTGTGAATTTTTAGAACTAACTCAAGAGCAACTTTATGATGCCATTGAAGAAACTCCCGAAATTGCAGTTAACATTATTCGTGAGTTATCCCGTCTCATTCGCCAATTGAATGAGAACGTTAATGTAACTACGTTGAACCGCCAATAG
- the bioD gene encoding dethiobiotin synthase yields the protein MKELLITGTDTEAGKTVLTTVLAAYWQKYYPQSRLGIMKPIQSGVGDREWYQNLFKLEQSAQEITPLYFQAPLAPPIAAAKENRSVDLGIVWQALVEMRSRYDFLLIESLGGLGSPVTEELTVADLAGEWRLPTVLVVPVKLGAISHTVANVALARQTRINLKGIVLNCIQPRTDAEIADLTPKDLIQSLTNIPVLGCLPYVDNFTDFDQLAQIASNLDLETLS from the coding sequence CTGAAAGAACTACTAATTACTGGTACAGATACGGAAGCGGGTAAAACTGTTTTAACTACGGTTTTAGCAGCCTACTGGCAAAAATATTATCCTCAAAGCCGCTTGGGGATTATGAAACCAATACAATCGGGAGTAGGCGATCGCGAATGGTATCAAAATCTATTTAAATTAGAACAATCAGCCCAAGAAATTACGCCTTTATACTTTCAAGCGCCTTTAGCTCCCCCCATTGCTGCCGCTAAAGAAAATCGTTCTGTGGATTTAGGGATAGTTTGGCAAGCTTTAGTAGAGATGCGATCGCGCTATGATTTCCTGTTAATAGAATCTTTAGGTGGATTAGGTTCACCAGTAACTGAGGAGTTAACAGTAGCTGATTTAGCTGGGGAATGGCGTTTACCCACAGTTTTGGTAGTGCCAGTCAAATTAGGTGCAATCAGTCACACAGTTGCAAATGTCGCCTTAGCTAGACAAACACGGATCAATCTCAAAGGTATTGTACTTAACTGTATACAACCCCGTACTGATGCAGAAATAGCCGACTTGACACCCAAAGACTTAATTCAATCTCTCACTAATATTCCAGTTTTAGGCTGTTTACCTTATGTAGATAACTTTACAGACTTTGATCAACTCGCGCAAATTGCCTCAAATCTAGATTTAGAAACATTGTCTTGA